In a genomic window of Halobiforma lacisalsi AJ5:
- a CDS encoding alkaline phosphatase family protein has translation MGFDDWLRVSARKIREKGLEGVGDVAYDLYTGLWWLTWPLPRGTNVYERDWDVLIILDACRVDLLRSVADEYAFLEDAEIERMESVGSMSKEWMAKTFTDEYDDEVANTTYVTSNVFSERILSGDRFGDLDEVWRYGWDDEHDTVPPRPVTDRAIRAARETDPDRLIVHYVQPHHPFLGLDAGFDAEPFGPALSDTVVDALRKDKIDFETFWAAYQDNLRRALEDVELLLENVDADRVAITADHGDALGEWGIYDHPVGCLHPSVRTVPWVTTSATDRETHEPDSDLEKRTADSDVEQRLQALGYVG, from the coding sequence ATGGGATTCGACGACTGGCTCCGGGTCTCCGCGCGGAAGATCCGGGAGAAGGGACTCGAGGGCGTCGGGGACGTCGCGTACGACCTGTACACCGGGCTCTGGTGGCTCACCTGGCCGCTCCCGCGTGGGACGAACGTCTACGAGCGCGACTGGGACGTGTTGATCATTCTGGACGCGTGTCGGGTCGATCTACTCCGCTCGGTCGCCGACGAGTACGCCTTCCTCGAGGACGCGGAGATCGAACGGATGGAATCGGTCGGGAGCATGTCCAAGGAGTGGATGGCCAAGACGTTCACCGACGAGTACGACGACGAGGTGGCGAACACCACGTACGTGACGAGCAACGTCTTCTCCGAGCGGATCCTCTCCGGCGACCGGTTCGGCGACCTCGACGAAGTCTGGCGGTACGGCTGGGACGACGAGCACGATACGGTCCCGCCGCGTCCGGTCACCGACAGGGCCATCCGGGCCGCCCGCGAGACGGATCCGGATCGGCTGATCGTCCACTACGTCCAGCCCCACCACCCCTTCCTCGGGTTGGACGCCGGATTCGACGCCGAACCGTTCGGTCCGGCGCTGTCGGACACCGTCGTCGACGCGCTCCGGAAGGACAAGATCGACTTCGAGACGTTCTGGGCCGCCTACCAGGACAACCTGCGTCGCGCGCTCGAGGACGTGGAACTCCTCCTCGAGAACGTCGACGCCGATCGGGTCGCCATCACGGCCGATCACGGCGACGCGCTCGGCGAGTGGGGGATCTACGACCACCCGGTCGGCTGTCTCCACCCCTCCGTGCGGACGGTGCCGTGGGTGACCACGTCCGCGACGGACCGGGAAACGCACGAACCGGACTCGGACCTCGAGAAACGGACGGCCGACTCGGACGTGGAACAGCGGCTGCAGGCGCTGGGATACGTCGGCTAG
- a CDS encoding glycosyltransferase translates to MPSVVTRVVEKAGTILAVGALFAVGFVTGADIWTVALSPLIILDFFESAVYVGMFTVAIAGTGVLLAYDVWRGGSSAASTSRLTSGPAVRAIVPAYKDADVVDESVTSLLENEYDSLRISVVVEPDDERTRARASELAERYDAVDCVINGSPGSKATAINTAVERSSADYFVVFDADERASPEFVSIAMGELVGDADVFQGRRIPRPTGPVETLAYCERVVVQAGYMIGEFVGFTHCQSSATGFTREAFEAVGGYADVLTEDIYFSHQCHKAGLTVTQNRRCTSTMEAPHSVRDLWGQRKRWRIGHVQVSHLRLSEALKGDVDVDDLVSIGRAVGAVLAGATLLVLTAHVLFLLLFDPGSAIAALVAIYGLIAGVWSRDLVDGRVAPPSWTVLFAPLVYLGHGVLTVKAMFEYGLTWDGEWYQVTKTGA, encoded by the coding sequence ATGCCATCGGTAGTCACTCGCGTCGTCGAAAAAGCGGGAACGATACTCGCCGTCGGCGCGCTATTCGCCGTCGGGTTCGTAACGGGGGCGGACATCTGGACGGTGGCGCTCTCCCCACTCATCATACTGGATTTCTTCGAGAGCGCGGTGTACGTGGGAATGTTCACCGTCGCGATCGCCGGGACGGGAGTACTCCTCGCATACGACGTCTGGCGGGGCGGATCGTCGGCGGCGTCGACGAGTCGGCTCACGTCCGGCCCCGCCGTGCGGGCGATCGTCCCCGCCTACAAGGACGCCGATGTCGTCGACGAGAGCGTTACCAGTCTACTCGAGAACGAGTACGACTCGCTCCGGATCTCCGTCGTCGTCGAACCCGACGACGAGCGGACTCGAGCGCGCGCGAGCGAACTCGCGGAGCGCTACGACGCCGTGGACTGCGTGATCAACGGATCGCCGGGGTCGAAAGCGACCGCGATCAACACTGCGGTCGAACGGAGTTCGGCCGACTACTTCGTCGTGTTCGACGCCGACGAACGGGCCTCCCCCGAGTTCGTCTCCATCGCGATGGGCGAACTCGTCGGCGACGCGGACGTCTTCCAGGGTCGACGGATCCCGCGTCCGACGGGCCCCGTCGAGACGCTGGCCTACTGCGAGCGTGTCGTCGTCCAGGCGGGATACATGATCGGCGAGTTCGTCGGGTTCACCCACTGTCAGAGCTCCGCGACCGGGTTCACCCGGGAGGCGTTCGAGGCCGTCGGCGGCTACGCCGACGTGTTGACCGAGGACATCTACTTCTCCCACCAGTGTCACAAGGCCGGACTGACGGTCACCCAGAACCGGCGCTGCACGAGCACGATGGAAGCCCCCCACAGCGTCCGAGACCTCTGGGGCCAGCGCAAACGGTGGCGGATCGGCCACGTCCAGGTATCACATCTGCGTCTCTCGGAAGCGCTCAAGGGCGACGTAGACGTCGACGACCTCGTCTCGATCGGCCGGGCGGTCGGCGCCGTTCTCGCGGGCGCCACGTTGCTGGTGCTCACCGCACATGTCCTGTTCCTGTTGCTGTTCGACCCCGGTTCGGCGATCGCCGCGCTAGTCGCGATCTACGGGCTGATCGCCGGCGTCTGGAGCCGCGACCTCGTCGACGGTCGGGTCGCTCCCCCATCTTGGACCGTCTTATTTGCGCCGCTCGTCTACCTGGGTCACGGCGTCCTGACGGTAAAGGCGATGTTCGAGTACGGCCTGACCTGGGACGGCGAGTGGTACCAGGTAACGAAGACCGGCGCCTGA
- a CDS encoding lysylphosphatidylglycerol synthase transmembrane domain-containing protein: protein MSDSDPDPETDTPSDVEATAHRNEESAVTLGAGWGDRRTVAKTGLGFLVAVVLVYLLGAAIGWDRTVSRLRTAQLEWVAAACVSTLLCLVAWGKTWHVVLRAIGVTVPFRKLIVTFFAATFANYVTPMGQAGGEPFIAYVLARDTEATFEQSLASVVTADLVRLLPFFTAGGLGIGYLLFTAQLAGPIERFAVLLGALAVGLPAIAVVGWRFRERLRDLVVRALAPVARRTDRLSLESVRDRITRLYGSLEVIADSPRVVATAIAFAYVGWVLFAIPLYFAGLALGTPVSALLVCFLVPASVIAGSTPLPGGLAAIEGTLVALLTALTALATADALAVVAIYRLASYWLVIVVGGVAALWVIRRV from the coding sequence GTGTCCGATTCCGATCCAGACCCCGAGACCGATACCCCCTCCGACGTCGAGGCGACCGCCCACCGGAACGAGGAGTCGGCCGTCACCCTCGGCGCGGGGTGGGGCGATCGCAGGACGGTCGCAAAGACCGGCCTGGGATTTCTCGTGGCGGTCGTCCTCGTCTACCTGCTCGGGGCCGCCATCGGCTGGGACCGAACCGTCTCGCGGCTCCGGACCGCCCAACTCGAGTGGGTAGCTGCGGCCTGCGTCTCGACGCTATTGTGTCTCGTCGCCTGGGGGAAGACCTGGCACGTCGTCCTTCGAGCGATCGGGGTCACCGTCCCGTTCCGGAAGCTGATCGTGACGTTCTTCGCGGCGACGTTCGCCAACTACGTCACGCCGATGGGGCAGGCCGGCGGCGAACCGTTCATCGCGTACGTGCTGGCCCGCGACACCGAGGCGACCTTCGAGCAGAGCCTCGCCAGCGTCGTCACGGCCGACCTGGTTCGACTCCTCCCGTTTTTCACCGCGGGCGGGCTCGGCATCGGCTACCTGCTGTTTACCGCCCAGCTCGCGGGGCCGATCGAACGCTTCGCCGTCCTGCTCGGGGCCCTCGCCGTGGGGCTGCCGGCCATCGCCGTCGTCGGCTGGCGATTCCGGGAGCGGCTTCGGGATCTCGTCGTACGTGCGCTCGCTCCCGTCGCTCGCCGAACCGATCGGCTCTCGCTCGAGTCCGTTCGCGACCGAATCACCCGTCTCTACGGATCGCTCGAGGTGATCGCCGATTCGCCCCGCGTCGTCGCCACGGCGATCGCGTTCGCGTACGTCGGCTGGGTGCTGTTCGCGATTCCGCTGTACTTCGCCGGCCTCGCGCTCGGGACGCCGGTATCGGCGTTGCTCGTGTGCTTTCTCGTCCCGGCGAGCGTCATCGCCGGCTCGACGCCGCTGCCCGGCGGGCTCGCCGCCATCGAGGGGACGCTCGTCGCGCTGTTGACGGCGCTTACGGCACTTGCGACGGCCGACGCGCTCGCGGTGGTAGCGATCTACCGGCTCGCGAGTTACTGGCTGGTGATCGTCGTCGGCGGCGTCGCCGCGTTGTGGGTGATCCGGCGCGTCTGA
- a CDS encoding hemolysin family protein codes for MVDLALSGARVGAALVLVALNGFFVAAEFAFVRVRSTAVESMVADGKTGAPLLAEVMDSLDSYLAVTQLGITIASLGLGWIGEPAVAALIEPVVGPVLPENLVHLVAFAVGFGVITFLHVVFGELAPKTIAIARAERIALLVAAPMKVFYYLFVPGIVVFNGTANAFTRLIGIPPASETDETFTEEELRMALSRSSEEGNVAADEVEMIERVFELDDVTAREVMVPRPDVRSVPADLPLADLRDRIVETGHTRYPVVDADDSDRVVGLVDAKDVIRAGTRESEGEVGDEDDRATTAGDISRDIPVVPETVAVSDLLSDLQRERAQMAAVIDEWGVLEGIVTVEDVVEVVVGDLHDEFDVPSREPSIDRDASDEGVAVDGGVALSTVNEELGTAFDHDAVETIGGLVLDRLGRPPESGDRVSIDDHELTVTGVDGMRASTVVVRPESGTFEGTPDSATDGTAGDDGDDGLETERTEGSEGS; via the coding sequence ATGGTAGACCTCGCCCTCTCCGGCGCTCGAGTCGGTGCCGCACTGGTCCTCGTGGCCCTGAACGGGTTCTTCGTCGCCGCCGAGTTCGCGTTCGTCAGGGTGCGCTCGACGGCTGTCGAGTCGATGGTCGCGGACGGGAAGACCGGCGCGCCGCTGCTCGCCGAGGTGATGGACAGCCTGGACAGCTACCTCGCCGTGACCCAGCTAGGGATCACGATCGCGTCGCTGGGGCTCGGCTGGATCGGCGAACCCGCGGTCGCGGCGCTGATCGAACCGGTCGTCGGACCCGTCCTCCCCGAGAATCTCGTCCACCTCGTCGCCTTCGCGGTCGGGTTCGGCGTCATCACGTTCCTCCACGTCGTGTTCGGCGAACTCGCGCCGAAGACGATCGCCATCGCCCGGGCCGAACGGATCGCGCTGCTCGTCGCCGCGCCGATGAAGGTCTTCTACTACCTGTTCGTGCCGGGGATCGTCGTCTTCAACGGGACGGCCAACGCTTTCACCCGGCTGATCGGGATCCCGCCGGCCTCCGAGACGGACGAGACGTTCACCGAGGAGGAACTCCGCATGGCGCTTTCCCGCTCCAGCGAGGAGGGCAACGTCGCCGCGGACGAGGTCGAAATGATCGAACGGGTGTTCGAACTCGATGACGTCACGGCGCGAGAGGTGATGGTTCCGCGACCTGACGTCCGGAGCGTCCCCGCGGACCTCCCGCTCGCGGACCTGCGGGACCGGATCGTCGAGACGGGCCACACGCGGTATCCCGTAGTTGACGCGGACGATTCCGATCGGGTGGTCGGGCTCGTCGACGCCAAGGACGTGATTCGGGCCGGGACCCGAGAGAGCGAGGGCGAAGTCGGAGACGAAGACGACCGCGCGACCACCGCCGGCGACATCTCCCGCGACATCCCCGTCGTCCCCGAAACCGTCGCCGTCAGCGATCTCCTCTCGGACCTGCAGCGGGAACGGGCCCAGATGGCCGCTGTGATCGACGAGTGGGGCGTCCTCGAGGGGATCGTCACTGTCGAGGACGTCGTCGAGGTGGTCGTCGGTGACCTCCACGACGAGTTCGACGTCCCCTCGCGGGAGCCGTCGATCGACCGCGACGCGAGCGACGAGGGCGTCGCCGTCGACGGCGGCGTTGCCCTCTCGACGGTCAACGAGGAACTCGGGACCGCCTTCGACCACGACGCCGTGGAGACGATCGGCGGCCTGGTCCTCGATCGACTCGGTCGGCCGCCCGAGTCCGGCGACCGGGTGTCGATCGACGACCACGAACTGACCGTGACGGGGGTCGACGGTATGCGCGCCTCGACGGTCGTCGTTCGGCCCGAGTCGGGGACGTTCGAGGGGACCCCGGATTCGGCGACGGACGGAACGGCCGGCGACGACGGCGATGACGGCCTCGAGACCGAGCGTACCGAGGGGTCGGAGGGGAGTTGA
- a CDS encoding ferredoxin: MKVEFDEDTCIGMFQCVAEWDAFTEDKTKGKAVLQDSEEVEDGVFVREVPEDAELDAKFAARTCPVDAIRIYDDDGEQLIP, encoded by the coding sequence ATGAAAGTCGAATTCGACGAGGACACCTGCATCGGGATGTTCCAGTGTGTTGCCGAGTGGGACGCCTTCACGGAGGACAAGACGAAGGGGAAAGCCGTCCTCCAGGACAGCGAGGAGGTCGAGGACGGCGTCTTCGTCCGGGAGGTGCCTGAAGACGCGGAACTCGACGCGAAGTTCGCCGCCCGAACCTGTCCCGTCGACGCCATCAGGATCTACGACGACGACGGCGAGCAGTTGATCCCCTGA